GTGTCAAGGTAACATAAGGATTGTCCCAATCTCCAGATACACCCAAGCGTTTGAAATCCTCCCGTTGCTTATCGACTTGACTGAGGGCGTAGTCACGGCACATCTTGAGGTAATCAACCAAGCCCATTTCCTTGCGTTTCACTCCTTGTTTGGCCAAGACTTGCTCGATTGGCAAACCATGTGTATCCCAACCTGGAATGTAGGGTGCATAGAAGCCAGACATGGATTTTGAGCGCACAATGATGTCTTTTGAAATCTTGTTCATGGCATGTCCGACGTGTATATTTCCATTGGCATAGGGAGGGCCATCATGCAAGACAAAGTGCGGTTTACCTTCGTTTAAGGCTTGACGTTTTTTGTAGAGTTCTGCCTCTTCCCATTCTTTTTGCCAAACTGGTTCTTTGGTTGGCAAGCCTGCACGCATTGGAAAAGCTGTTTTTCCAAGATTCAAGGTATCTTTTAATTTCATAAGTTCTCCTTTATTTGATGTCTAATTTCATTACTATTTCATTCTTAGATAGACCTACAGAATGAAACCCCAACCGTTCTAATATGCTTCGCATACGATGATTACCGACAACATAGCTTACCAAAACATGACGACAAGTCGGATCTGCCTTTGCTCGTCGAATGACCCATTTCAGAGCCTCTTTGCCATAGCCTAGATTCTGATAGGTTTGGTCAATCATCAAGCGCCAAATCAAGTATTCCTGCTTCTCTTTGCATAACAAGAGAAAACCAACCACCTTATCCCCTTCAAGAACCGCTAAGGGCTCAATCTGATCCTTATCCCGATAGAGCCACGCCTGAGCTAGCGAATAGAGATTGGAAGCCAAACGTCGCTCATCTTTGGAGCTGACCGATAGCTGGATAACAGCTTCAAATGTTGTCTCATCTACTAATGCTAATCTAATCATCTGTAACACACATTCTTTTGGATACTTCATCACATATCCTATTCTGATGTCGTTCACTCACCTTGCTAGCATTCTCTTCTAGCTTAGTTTCCTTACTTATACCCAATCAAAAGCAAGGTTCCCATTTTAAATACTTTCTGTAGTAGTACCGTGCAGGCTACTCTTTGATCTTGCGTATCATTTTACTCATTGCAAAAGTATCCTATTTAACTCACTTCGTTCTCTCAGCGTGTAGCGCATTTAAGATAAAGTGGCTATTGGTGTCACTTGGTGAATAGCAAGTGGTTGCTTATATTTTAGGGCATGACAATAAAAAAACTCCCGCCAAAAAGGACGAAAGTTCGTGGTACCACCTTAGTTCAGATAGGCAAAATGCCCATCCCTTCTGTTGCTCGTTAACGGGAGCAAACCGTTTTCCCCTACTTTGTTCAAAGAAAATCCTATAGAATGATAATAAGATACAAAGGGAG
Above is a window of Streptococcus sp. zg-86 DNA encoding:
- a CDS encoding GNAT family N-acetyltransferase, which translates into the protein MKYPKECVLQMIRLALVDETTFEAVIQLSVSSKDERRLASNLYSLAQAWLYRDKDQIEPLAVLEGDKVVGFLLLCKEKQEYLIWRLMIDQTYQNLGYGKEALKWVIRRAKADPTCRHVLVSYVVGNHRMRSILERLGFHSVGLSKNEIVMKLDIK